In a genomic window of Niallia taxi:
- the fni gene encoding type 2 isopentenyl-diphosphate Delta-isomerase, producing the protein MDTIRQNRKTEHINLALTSPFSLSSDFDELSFIHRSLPEMGVDDIQLQTNIGPLTLDYPIFINAMTGGSEKSAVINASLAEAARETGVAMAVGSQHAAIRNEELAHTFNVVRKKNPNGLVFANIGADAPLDYALTAIDMLEADALQVHLNVPQELVMPEGERNFTNILAKLEKLSLKLQVPVIVKETGFGMSTETLRQLHSAGIQYVDLGGKGGTNFVHIENERRSKRDFAYLKDWGQSTVISLLEAQSVLGKLTIIASGGIRNPLDAVKSFSLGAAAAGIAGPFLKTLHDQDVDGLIMELEVWKEHLKMLLLLQGAKSLPDLQNCPMIAGGKVREWCEARDLDWQSLARRQL; encoded by the coding sequence ATGGACACAATTAGACAAAATCGAAAAACAGAGCATATTAACCTTGCATTAACATCACCATTTTCACTTAGTTCTGATTTTGATGAGCTGTCATTCATTCACCGTTCCTTGCCGGAAATGGGGGTGGATGACATTCAGCTCCAGACCAATATCGGTCCTTTAACGCTTGATTATCCAATTTTTATCAATGCGATGACAGGTGGGAGTGAGAAATCAGCAGTAATTAATGCATCTCTGGCAGAAGCTGCTCGGGAAACTGGTGTTGCAATGGCAGTCGGTTCTCAGCATGCTGCCATTCGAAATGAAGAGCTTGCACATACATTTAACGTTGTTCGGAAGAAAAATCCGAACGGTCTTGTATTTGCAAATATTGGGGCAGATGCACCACTCGATTATGCATTAACAGCCATTGATATGTTGGAGGCTGATGCGCTCCAAGTTCATTTGAATGTGCCGCAGGAGTTGGTTATGCCAGAGGGAGAGCGTAATTTCACTAATATTCTTGCTAAATTAGAAAAATTATCGTTGAAACTGCAGGTGCCAGTTATCGTCAAGGAAACAGGGTTCGGCATGAGTACAGAAACGCTCAGGCAGCTCCATAGTGCTGGTATTCAATATGTTGATTTAGGAGGGAAAGGGGGGACAAATTTCGTCCATATTGAAAATGAGCGCAGAAGCAAACGAGACTTTGCGTATTTAAAAGATTGGGGCCAATCGACTGTCATTTCGTTGTTAGAAGCGCAGTCCGTATTAGGTAAGCTGACAATCATCGCATCAGGTGGAATACGTAACCCGCTTGATGCAGTAAAATCCTTTTCCTTAGGAGCAGCTGCTGCGGGAATTGCCGGACCATTTTTAAAAACACTCCATGATCAAGATGTTGATGGATTAATAATGGAGCTGGAGGTGTGGAAGGAACATTTAAAGATGCTGCTGCTTCTCCAAGGGGCGAAATCTCTTCCAGATCTCCAGAACTGCCCAATGATAGCAGGCGGGAAGGTTAGAGAATGGTGTGAAGCAAGGGACCTTGACTGGCAAAGTCTTGCGAGAAGGCAGCTGTAA
- a CDS encoding carotenoid biosynthesis protein translates to MNFENVLFRFFIIWYICGVILLTFDLLPAWLEWANAVFLILSGLLAIVYFSKAFGKKAGYVICMVIFLFSYLAEFIGSSFGILFGDYYYTNRFAPNLFDVPIAIGFAWLMVMGTSHALANAISAKKWMQPIIGACIAVIIDLIIDPVAFKLKQYWIWEEDGVYYDIPFSNFFGWFIVALVLHVFILFFSQEKNILWEKRMFYLFVLTITMFVLLAATGELWLAGILTACLAGLTLYAAIRRKSS, encoded by the coding sequence ATGAATTTTGAAAATGTCCTATTTCGTTTTTTTATCATTTGGTATATTTGCGGAGTGATTCTTCTCACCTTTGATCTGCTGCCTGCTTGGCTTGAATGGGCGAACGCTGTATTTTTGATTTTAAGCGGCCTTTTGGCAATTGTTTATTTCTCTAAAGCCTTTGGAAAAAAAGCGGGATATGTAATCTGCATGGTTATTTTCCTATTTTCCTATCTTGCAGAATTTATTGGATCGTCTTTTGGAATTTTATTTGGAGATTATTATTATACCAATCGGTTTGCTCCTAATTTATTTGACGTACCGATAGCCATTGGTTTTGCCTGGCTAATGGTAATGGGGACATCACATGCCCTGGCAAATGCAATCTCAGCCAAAAAGTGGATGCAGCCGATTATTGGCGCCTGTATTGCTGTAATTATTGATTTAATTATCGATCCAGTTGCATTTAAACTAAAGCAATATTGGATTTGGGAGGAGGACGGGGTCTACTATGACATTCCATTCAGCAATTTTTTCGGGTGGTTTATTGTCGCACTTGTCCTTCATGTATTTATCTTATTTTTCTCACAAGAAAAAAACATACTGTGGGAAAAGCGAATGTTTTATCTATTTGTCCTAACAATCACGATGTTTGTTTTGCTTGCAGCAACAGGTGAGCTTTGGCTTGCAGGCATCCTGACAGCTTGCTTGGCAGGACTGACACTATATGCTGCTATAAGAAGGAAATCATCATGA
- a CDS encoding lysophospholipid acyltransferase family protein, with amino-acid sequence MIHAKKDVVFEKLFSIFHKRMLAFSFDKIYWQAPGKLHTSPCIFVCNHSSWWDGLIYYQLTKTVIQQDLYIMMHEQGLKQFPYFKKLGAFSIDRSSPKGMVKTMRYAEMLLKKGKSVWIFPQGDEYHLEKRPLQFQPGALYLQEKLPEIPIIPVCFYYSFAHKRKPEVWIKTGNPLFSTELHGDTRMEKTLSLEKICTDALDVLKNHVISEKTKHFVNLL; translated from the coding sequence ATGATTCATGCTAAAAAAGACGTTGTTTTTGAAAAACTTTTTTCTATTTTCCACAAAAGAATGCTTGCCTTCTCTTTTGACAAAATTTATTGGCAAGCACCAGGCAAACTGCACACAAGCCCTTGCATTTTTGTCTGCAACCACTCGTCCTGGTGGGATGGGCTTATTTACTATCAGCTGACGAAGACCGTTATACAGCAGGATTTGTATATCATGATGCATGAACAGGGTCTAAAGCAGTTTCCATATTTCAAGAAGCTTGGAGCCTTCTCAATCGACCGTTCCAGCCCAAAAGGAATGGTAAAAACTATGAGGTATGCTGAGATGCTGCTGAAAAAGGGGAAAAGTGTATGGATTTTTCCTCAGGGGGATGAATATCACCTGGAAAAACGTCCGCTGCAATTTCAGCCCGGAGCTTTGTACCTGCAGGAGAAGCTTCCTGAAATTCCTATCATACCAGTATGCTTCTATTATTCTTTTGCACACAAACGAAAGCCAGAGGTATGGATAAAGACAGGTAATCCATTATTTAGCACAGAACTACATGGAGATACCAGGATGGAAAAAACCTTATCACTTGAAAAGATATGTACAGACGCATTAGATGTGTTGAAAAACCATGTTATCAGTGAAAAAACAAAGCACTTCGTAAACTTACTTTAA